From Arcobacter lacus, one genomic window encodes:
- the pyrC gene encoding dihydroorotase, whose product MERFIINSALDMHLHLRDDEMLKLVAPKTSKDFAGALVMPNLVPPITTKEALLSYKKRIKEACKDDDFNPYLTIFFQVDYTYSFLEDIKDEIIAVKLYPFGVTTNSQTGVSSMDVEILRPTLEAMSKLGIPLCVHGETKGFVMDREKEFLPIYESLAINFPNLKIIMEHISTKEAVSLLDKYENLYATVTIHHLLLTLDDVVGGRLNPHLFCKPIVKRYEDRDALLKVVLETHPKIMFGSDSAPHPKNNKEAADGAAGIFSSAIALQVLTELFEKHKKLDNLNNFVSLNAQRIYNLMPIKKEVNLIKKDFIVPEIYSNETEQVVPMFAGKTLLWSIE is encoded by the coding sequence ATGGAAAGATTTATTATAAACTCTGCTTTAGATATGCATCTTCATTTAAGAGATGATGAGATGTTAAAACTTGTAGCTCCTAAAACATCAAAAGATTTTGCAGGAGCACTTGTAATGCCAAATCTTGTTCCTCCAATTACTACAAAAGAAGCTCTTTTATCATATAAAAAAAGAATAAAAGAAGCTTGTAAAGATGATGATTTTAATCCTTATCTTACGATATTTTTTCAAGTAGATTATACATATTCATTTTTAGAAGATATAAAAGATGAGATAATTGCAGTAAAACTCTATCCTTTTGGTGTTACAACAAATTCCCAAACTGGTGTATCTTCAATGGATGTTGAAATTTTAAGACCAACTCTTGAAGCAATGAGTAAATTAGGCATACCTTTGTGTGTTCATGGAGAAACAAAAGGTTTTGTAATGGATAGAGAAAAAGAGTTTTTACCTATTTATGAATCTTTGGCAATAAATTTTCCAAATCTTAAAATAATTATGGAACATATCTCAACTAAAGAAGCTGTATCTTTACTAGATAAATATGAAAACTTATATGCGACAGTTACTATTCATCATCTTCTTTTAACCCTTGATGATGTTGTTGGTGGAAGATTAAATCCACATTTATTTTGTAAACCAATAGTTAAAAGATATGAAGATAGAGATGCTTTATTAAAAGTTGTATTAGAAACTCATCCTAAAATAATGTTTGGTTCAGATTCTGCACCACATCCAAAAAATAATAAAGAAGCAGCAGATGGTGCAGCAGGTATTTTTTCTTCAGCAATAGCACTGCAAGTTTTAACAGAATTATTTGAAAAGCATAAAAAATTAGATAATCTAAATAATTTTGTAAGTTTAAATGCACAAAGAATTTATAATTTAATGCCTATAAAAAAAGAAGTTAACTTAATCAAAAAAGATTTTATAGTTCCAGAGATTTATAGTAATGAAACTGAACAAGTAGTTCCAATGTTTGCTGGTAAAACTTTACTTTGGAGTATTGAATAA
- a CDS encoding sensor histidine kinase — MKMSKEEQFLKIIKFMPSVFVVVFSIFIILFLYFENKKTFTKEKKEIEEKYILKNKEIIKEEVTKVYEFTKRLQKNTEEELKQNVKNRVYEAHAIASSIYENYKDTKTKKEIFELIKVAFDKIRFNDGRGYFFMDDTYGNKLSHPVDKSIEGKNFINYTDARGYKLFQSIVNTIKDKTERFDEYYWYKPNTNGEIGRKISFYKYFEPLNIAIGTGEYFDDFEKTIQKKALEYISMIRFGKAGYIFVINYDGIYLSHIRKEYIGKSYTENLAIGKNENIVPDMIEIAKNGNGFYSYIQNKPNSESQMEKISFVQGMNDWNWLIGTGFYEDDLKQEILEVKEKLDKSYEKYVANIIIVGIVLIVFLLIVSRYVSIFLENKLKEYKKELDNKQAILYQQSKMAAMGEMIGNIAHQWRQPLSIITTATSGMVLQKQMGVLTDEFFFEASDRINHSAQYLSETIDDFRNFFIPNKEKSKVNLLEVFKKTLDLISAQFNSKEIKIIKNIETIEFESYENELIQALINILNNSRDELIKKENERFIFVDAYKNDDYINIVIKDNAGGVIKENLNKIFEPYFTTKYKSQGTGIGLYMTEEIITKHLNGTIGVENVEFTYNDKQYFGAQFTIKIDLNSNLK; from the coding sequence ATGAAAATGTCAAAAGAAGAACAGTTTTTAAAGATTATAAAGTTTATGCCCTCAGTTTTTGTTGTAGTTTTTTCTATATTTATAATTTTATTTTTGTATTTTGAAAATAAAAAAACTTTTACTAAAGAAAAAAAAGAGATAGAAGAAAAATATATTTTAAAAAATAAAGAAATAATAAAAGAAGAAGTAACAAAAGTATATGAATTTACAAAAAGACTTCAAAAAAATACAGAAGAAGAGTTAAAACAAAACGTAAAAAATAGGGTTTATGAAGCTCATGCAATTGCTTCAAGTATTTATGAAAATTATAAAGATACAAAAACTAAAAAAGAGATATTTGAACTTATAAAAGTCGCTTTTGATAAGATAAGATTTAATGATGGAAGAGGTTACTTTTTCATGGATGATACTTATGGAAATAAATTGTCTCATCCTGTTGATAAAAGTATTGAAGGTAAAAATTTTATAAATTATACAGATGCAAGAGGTTATAAACTTTTTCAAAGTATTGTAAATACAATAAAAGATAAAACAGAAAGATTTGATGAATATTATTGGTATAAACCAAATACAAATGGTGAAATAGGACGTAAAATATCTTTTTATAAATATTTTGAACCTTTAAATATAGCTATTGGAACTGGAGAATATTTTGATGATTTTGAAAAAACAATTCAAAAAAAAGCTTTAGAATATATAAGTATGATTAGATTTGGAAAAGCTGGATATATTTTTGTTATTAATTATGATGGAATATATTTAAGTCATATAAGAAAAGAGTATATAGGTAAAAGCTATACTGAAAATCTAGCCATAGGTAAAAATGAAAATATCGTTCCTGATATGATAGAAATTGCTAAAAATGGCAATGGTTTTTACTCTTATATCCAAAATAAACCTAACTCAGAATCTCAAATGGAAAAAATAAGTTTTGTTCAAGGTATGAATGATTGGAATTGGCTTATTGGAACTGGTTTTTATGAAGATGATTTAAAGCAAGAAATTCTTGAAGTTAAAGAAAAATTGGATAAAAGTTATGAAAAATATGTAGCAAATATCATTATTGTTGGAATAGTTTTAATTGTATTTTTATTGATAGTTTCAAGATATGTTTCAATTTTTTTAGAAAATAAATTAAAAGAATATAAAAAAGAGTTAGATAATAAACAAGCAATTTTATATCAACAATCAAAAATGGCAGCAATGGGAGAAATGATAGGAAATATTGCACACCAATGGAGACAACCTTTATCTATAATTACTACTGCAACAAGTGGTATGGTTTTACAAAAACAAATGGGTGTTTTAACTGATGAATTTTTCTTTGAAGCTTCAGATAGGATAAATCATTCAGCACAATATCTTTCAGAAACAATAGATGATTTTAGAAACTTTTTTATACCAAATAAAGAAAAATCAAAAGTAAATTTGCTAGAAGTATTTAAAAAGACTTTAGATTTAATATCAGCTCAATTTAATTCAAAAGAGATAAAAATCATAAAAAATATTGAAACAATTGAATTTGAAAGTTATGAAAATGAGCTTATTCAAGCTTTAATAAACATCTTAAATAACTCAAGAGATGAACTTATAAAAAAAGAAAATGAGAGATTTATTTTTGTAGATGCTTATAAAAATGATGATTATATAAACATAGTTATAAAAGATAATGCTGGTGGAGTAATAAAAGAAAATTTAAACAAAATCTTTGAACCATACTTTACAACAAAATATAAAAGTCAAGGAACAGGAATAGGGCTTTATATGACAGAAGAAATTATTACAAAACATCTAAATGGAACTATTGGTGTTGAAAATGTAGAATTTACTTACAATGATAAACAATACTTTGGTGCACAGTTTACGATAAAAATTGATTTGAATAGTAATTTGAAATAA
- a CDS encoding NADPH-dependent FMN reductase, with protein sequence MSKIGILVASSNNNQKLALKLKELAQSQNCEAEVINLVDYNLPLYSTIEEEKNGIPESALDLATKIIDLKAFIIVAPEYNGVMPPVLNNAMSWTSRATKNWRDAFNEKIVGLATHSGGGGVKGLQAMRIMFQHLGANILAREILTTYDKPLNEESAIAMINSLVKLSRA encoded by the coding sequence ATGTCAAAAATAGGAATATTAGTAGCAAGTTCAAATAATAATCAAAAATTAGCTCTTAAATTAAAAGAGTTAGCACAAAGTCAAAATTGTGAAGCTGAAGTAATAAATTTAGTAGATTACAACTTACCTTTATATAGCACTATTGAAGAAGAAAAAAATGGTATCCCAGAATCTGCTTTGGATTTAGCTACAAAAATTATTGATTTAAAAGCTTTTATTATAGTTGCACCAGAATACAATGGAGTTATGCCACCAGTTTTAAATAATGCTATGTCTTGGACTTCAAGAGCAACAAAAAACTGGAGAGATGCTTTTAATGAAAAAATTGTAGGATTAGCAACACACAGTGGTGGTGGTGGAGTAAAAGGACTTCAAGCAATGAGAATTATGTTCCAACACTTAGGAGCAAATATCTTAGCAAGAGAAATTTTAACTACTTATGATAAACCACTAAATGAAGAGTCAGCAATAGCTATGATAAACTCTTTAGTAAAACTATCAAGAGCTTAG
- a CDS encoding HD domain-containing protein, with the protein MLQTKIVNRLQFITQNALAYFSYPSITTKRFIHSLGTMHLSSFMFKNALLNADKKTKNNFLSISKKAILKIIQEENLNINIEELEYFDNKALYQFTIPTKSKSQRATYTLLLQTIRIVALLHDVGHLPFSHQVEYALKKVYDKIKIKEEKQEILLQKELVFKENYEEITKNCKDVLHEAIGENLLKLLFDYELDELIFKTQEKEYLKLIKKLSLLILEEITYEDFDFKVLHEFINSTVDADRLDYINRDMLASGYITGPNDHIRITKQAVLVQKEDKFYLSFFDMSLIDIEHMLEMRFNLYKKVIFNHGIAKTDSLLENVVQYLATKYFEDEKDEEKLSNSISMLWNFKNQNKQKELDTISMLDENWLISLFKNRYFDIKSKETLTKEDMKYLYCFEEVLFGKQRFRSPWKNLNEFYKVLDFSTVERYKFRESFGYITQNRLNKLQNALDDFIKKYEDEDLFFAYQIVSFSLGISKDFYLYDGDELINIDEISTLRKRLKHSMRNTVPFYIYSNKKVLSAKMKMDLKLMLFNIFED; encoded by the coding sequence ATGCTTCAAACAAAAATTGTAAATAGATTACAATTCATAACACAAAATGCTTTAGCATATTTTTCATATCCCTCAATTACAACTAAAAGATTTATTCATAGTTTAGGAACTATGCACTTAAGCTCATTTATGTTTAAAAATGCTTTATTAAATGCAGATAAAAAAACTAAAAACAATTTTTTATCTATATCAAAAAAAGCTATTTTAAAAATAATACAAGAAGAAAATCTAAATATTAATATCGAAGAGTTAGAATACTTTGACAATAAAGCTTTATATCAATTTACAATTCCAACAAAATCAAAATCTCAAAGAGCAACTTACACTCTTTTATTACAAACAATAAGAATAGTTGCTTTACTTCATGATGTTGGGCATTTACCTTTTTCACATCAAGTTGAATATGCTTTAAAAAAAGTCTATGACAAAATAAAAATAAAAGAAGAAAAGCAAGAAATTCTTTTGCAAAAAGAACTTGTTTTTAAAGAAAATTATGAAGAAATAACTAAAAATTGTAAAGATGTATTACATGAAGCTATTGGAGAGAATCTTTTAAAACTTTTATTTGATTATGAATTGGATGAACTAATTTTTAAAACGCAAGAGAAAGAATATTTAAAATTAATCAAAAAATTATCACTTTTGATTTTAGAAGAGATAACTTATGAAGATTTTGATTTTAAAGTTTTACATGAGTTTATAAATAGCACAGTTGATGCAGATAGGCTTGATTATATAAATCGTGATATGTTAGCAAGTGGTTATATAACTGGACCAAATGACCATATTCGTATTACAAAACAAGCTGTTTTAGTTCAAAAAGAAGATAAGTTTTATTTGAGTTTTTTTGATATGAGTTTAATTGATATTGAGCATATGTTAGAAATGAGATTTAATCTTTATAAAAAAGTAATCTTTAATCATGGAATAGCAAAAACTGACTCTTTACTTGAAAACGTTGTTCAATATTTAGCAACAAAATATTTTGAAGATGAAAAAGATGAAGAAAAACTATCAAACTCTATTTCTATGCTTTGGAATTTTAAAAATCAAAATAAACAAAAAGAGCTTGATACAATCTCTATGCTTGATGAAAATTGGCTCATATCTTTATTTAAAAATAGATATTTTGACATAAAAAGTAAAGAAACACTAACAAAAGAAGATATGAAATATTTATACTGCTTTGAAGAAGTATTATTTGGAAAACAAAGATTTAGAAGTCCTTGGAAAAATCTAAATGAGTTTTATAAAGTATTAGATTTTTCTACTGTTGAAAGATATAAATTTAGAGAAAGTTTTGGATACATCACGCAAAATAGACTTAATAAACTTCAAAATGCGTTAGATGACTTTATAAAAAAATATGAAGATGAAGATCTCTTTTTTGCTTATCAAATAGTTTCTTTTAGTTTGGGTATTTCAAAAGATTTTTATTTATATGATGGAGATGAACTTATAAATATAGATGAGATTTCAACTTTAAGAAAAAGATTAAAACACTCTATGAGAAATACTGTTCCTTTTTATATTTATTCAAATAAAAAAGTTTTATCAGCAAAAATGAAAATGGATTTAAAACTTATGTTATTTAATATTTTTGAAGATTAA
- the ribA gene encoding GTP cyclohydrolase II, giving the protein MISSEIANLPSKYGKFLIKAYKDGCQEHLAIMSKNFKDIEIPLVRVHSECLTGDSIGSLKCDCNNQLNLALELISKEGGLVIYHRQEGRNIGLVNKVNAYNLQDQGYNTVESNLKLGFKEDERDYSAVEYILKDLGLKKMKLITNNPRKINFFENSGIEIVERIPSITKTNKFNENYLKTKKNELGHLL; this is encoded by the coding sequence ATTATTTCTTCTGAAATTGCGAATCTTCCTTCAAAATATGGAAAATTTTTAATAAAAGCTTATAAAGATGGTTGCCAAGAACATCTTGCAATTATGAGTAAAAATTTTAAAGATATTGAGATACCACTTGTTAGAGTTCATAGTGAGTGTTTGACAGGAGATAGTATTGGAAGTTTAAAATGTGATTGCAACAATCAGTTAAATTTAGCATTAGAACTTATTTCAAAAGAAGGTGGTTTAGTTATTTACCATAGACAAGAAGGAAGAAATATAGGTTTAGTAAATAAAGTAAATGCTTATAATCTTCAAGACCAAGGGTATAACACAGTTGAATCAAATCTAAAATTAGGTTTTAAAGAAGATGAGAGAGATTACAGTGCAGTTGAATATATCTTAAAAGATTTAGGACTAAAAAAAATGAAACTTATTACAAATAATCCAAGAAAAATTAACTTTTTTGAAAATAGTGGAATAGAGATTGTTGAAAGGATTCCTTCAATCACAAAAACAAATAAATTTAACGAAAATTATTTAAAAACAAAAAAAAATGAACTGGGACATTTACTTTAA
- a CDS encoding EAL domain-containing protein, whose amino-acid sequence MSFTNIEYLLLFLLLLLIIFLIFKLKEFKNIKKENHILKQYNEATKDSNIISTADLKGNITYVNERFCDVSLYTKEEVIGKPHSIVRGEEEDEIFRELWETIKSKKVWYGVLKNRKKNGDFYWVNINIRPILNEKDEVIEYIAIRHEITDLVLKTEELKRNLRFDSLTHIGNRYKLIEDVSKYINPCIAMLDIVSFSDVNDFFGYKTGDSVLKIVARKIEELLIDKENYAIYRDHSDVFCIIAENEDKDKFLKNIEYISKTIGKVSISIKGRELYIQLSYVFSFEPKENLLETVNIIKRYSKTNKNTIIYDRDLELEKDYEKNIFWTLKIKKALDEDKIVPYFQAIYNLKTNKIEKYEALVRLIDGNNVISPYYFLDISKKSKQYLQLTKTMIEKTFEYFKDKDFEFSINLTFEDIKSEYISSFIIELLKKYKIGHRVVFEIVESEGIDSFRKINEFFVIIREYGCKIAIDDFGSGYSNFEYLAKLNVDYIKIDGSLIKDILINTSSQNIVSMLVNFAKGQKVKTIAEFVSNKDILNKVRELGIDYVQGYYIKEPIASIDGLNDSISLREFS is encoded by the coding sequence TTGAGTTTTACAAATATTGAATATTTATTATTATTTTTACTCCTCCTTCTTATTATTTTTCTTATTTTTAAACTAAAAGAGTTTAAAAATATAAAAAAAGAAAACCATATTTTAAAACAATATAATGAAGCTACAAAAGATAGTAACATTATTTCAACAGCTGATTTAAAAGGGAATATTACATACGTAAATGAAAGATTTTGCGATGTCTCTTTATATACAAAAGAAGAAGTTATAGGAAAACCTCATTCTATCGTAAGAGGAGAAGAGGAAGATGAAATTTTTAGAGAGTTATGGGAAACTATAAAAAGTAAAAAAGTTTGGTATGGTGTTTTAAAAAACAGAAAAAAGAATGGAGATTTTTACTGGGTAAATATCAATATTCGTCCTATATTAAATGAAAAAGATGAAGTTATCGAATATATCGCTATTCGTCATGAAATAACAGACTTAGTACTAAAAACTGAAGAATTAAAAAGAAATTTGAGATTTGACTCTTTAACACATATTGGAAATAGATACAAGTTAATAGAAGATGTTTCAAAATATATAAATCCTTGTATAGCTATGTTAGATATTGTTAGTTTTAGTGATGTAAATGATTTTTTTGGTTATAAAACAGGTGACAGCGTTTTAAAAATTGTAGCTAGAAAAATAGAAGAACTTTTAATAGATAAAGAAAATTATGCAATTTATAGAGATCATTCTGATGTTTTTTGTATTATTGCTGAAAATGAAGATAAAGATAAATTTTTAAAAAATATAGAATATATATCAAAAACAATAGGTAAAGTTTCTATTTCAATAAAAGGAAGAGAGTTATATATTCAACTTAGTTATGTTTTCTCTTTTGAACCCAAAGAAAATTTATTAGAAACTGTAAATATTATTAAAAGATATTCTAAAACAAATAAAAATACTATTATTTATGATAGAGATTTAGAGTTAGAAAAAGATTATGAAAAAAATATTTTTTGGACTTTAAAAATTAAAAAAGCATTAGATGAAGATAAAATAGTTCCATATTTTCAGGCAATTTACAATTTAAAAACAAATAAAATTGAAAAATACGAAGCTCTTGTAAGATTGATTGATGGAAATAATGTAATTTCTCCATATTATTTTTTAGATATATCAAAAAAATCAAAGCAATATTTACAACTTACAAAAACAATGATTGAAAAAACTTTTGAGTATTTTAAAGATAAAGATTTTGAGTTTTCTATAAATTTAACTTTTGAAGATATAAAAAGTGAGTATATTTCATCTTTTATAATTGAGTTACTAAAAAAATATAAAATAGGGCATAGAGTCGTATTTGAAATAGTGGAAAGTGAAGGTATAGATAGTTTTAGGAAAATAAATGAATTTTTCGTAATTATTAGAGAATATGGTTGTAAAATAGCAATTGATGACTTTGGTTCAGGATATTCAAATTTTGAGTATTTAGCAAAATTAAATGTTGATTATATAAAGATTGATGGTTCTTTGATAAAAGATATTTTAATAAATACAAGTAGTCAAAATATTGTCTCAATGCTTGTTAATTTTGCAAAAGGGCAAAAAGTAAAAACTATTGCAGAATTTGTATCAAATAAAGATATTTTAAATAAGGTTAGAGAATTAGGTATCGATTATGTTCAAGGTTATTATATAAAAGAGCCAATAGCTTCAATTGACGGTTTAAACGACAGTATAAGCCTAAGAGAATTCTCTTAA
- a CDS encoding DNA repair protein Rad50, translating to MDNIKLKLESIIFEVMLPESQAFLTELNEEIENGNESNEIIDAKKDVEAFLEELSQILKLIEEDKISNEDAEIMYEKIRAMIDEHEEKDH from the coding sequence ATGGATAATATAAAATTAAAATTAGAAAGTATAATTTTTGAGGTGATGTTACCTGAATCTCAAGCTTTTTTAACTGAATTAAATGAAGAGATTGAAAATGGAAATGAATCAAATGAGATTATTGATGCAAAAAAAGATGTAGAAGCCTTTTTAGAAGAATTAAGTCAAATTCTAAAACTTATTGAAGAAGATAAAATCTCGAATGAAGATGCAGAAATAATGTATGAAAAAATTAGAGCTATGATAGATGAGCATGAAGAAAAAGATCATTAG
- a CDS encoding DUF4440 domain-containing protein has product MIKNPKDILEQWMQSVNNGNVEKLLSLYDKDAVLIPTFSNRLLNTPDKLKNYFEKLGSREELSIALHEKTLIIQNLQNSISILSGIYNWRFAVDGELLNFEARFSYVIDLSKPNPILHHHSSQIPRTL; this is encoded by the coding sequence ATGATAAAAAACCCTAAAGATATTTTAGAACAATGGATGCAATCGGTTAATAATGGTAATGTTGAAAAACTTCTTAGTTTATACGATAAAGATGCTGTTTTAATTCCAACATTTTCAAATAGATTACTAAATACACCTGATAAGTTAAAAAATTATTTTGAAAAACTTGGTAGTCGAGAAGAGCTTAGTATTGCCTTGCATGAAAAAACTCTTATTATACAAAACCTGCAAAATAGTATTTCTATTTTAAGTGGTATTTACAATTGGCGTTTTGCAGTTGATGGTGAATTATTAAATTTTGAAGCTAGATTTAGTTATGTAATAGACCTTTCAAAACCAAATCCAATTTTACATCATCATTCATCACAAATTCCACGTACATTATAA
- the pdxH gene encoding pyridoxamine 5'-phosphate oxidase, whose protein sequence is MDLTNLRAKYTTKGLDIKDLDQNPFKQFEIWFNEAIQAKLTEPNAFSLSTVGTDMMPSIRTVLLKIFDEKGFVFFTNYKSTKAKQIEENPKAAALFPWLDLERQVKIEGNIEKISTTESLKYFLSRPKGSQIGAWVSHQSQVISSRSLLEQKFDEIKRKFVKGEVPFPDFWGGYIIKPTKIEFWQGGQDRLHDRFLYELKENGDWSISRLAP, encoded by the coding sequence TTGGATTTAACTAATTTAAGAGCAAAATATACGACAAAAGGTTTAGATATAAAAGATTTAGATCAAAATCCTTTTAAACAGTTTGAAATTTGGTTTAATGAAGCAATTCAAGCAAAATTAACAGAACCAAATGCTTTTAGTTTATCTACAGTTGGAACTGATATGATGCCAAGTATTAGAACTGTTTTATTAAAAATTTTCGATGAAAAAGGATTTGTTTTTTTTACAAATTATAAAAGTACTAAAGCAAAACAAATAGAAGAAAATCCTAAAGCTGCTGCACTTTTTCCTTGGCTTGATTTAGAAAGACAAGTAAAAATAGAAGGAAATATTGAAAAAATCTCAACAACAGAATCGTTAAAATATTTTCTTTCTCGTCCAAAAGGTAGTCAAATTGGAGCTTGGGTTTCTCATCAAAGTCAAGTTATAAGTTCAAGAAGTTTGTTAGAACAAAAGTTTGATGAAATAAAAAGAAAGTTTGTAAAAGGTGAAGTTCCATTTCCTGATTTTTGGGGAGGATATATCATCAAACCTACAAAAATAGAGTTTTGGCAAGGTGGACAAGATAGACTTCACGATAGATTTTTATATGAACTTAAAGAAAATGGAGATTGGTCAATATCAAGATTAGCTCCATAA
- a CDS encoding PhoH family protein produces MKEKVYVLDTNIILQNLQNLYKISDNKTNHIVIPETVLLELEDKKKLSNELGYYSREFARLLAKMKIKEVDYKSDFKVVKLYNDELNLDIISKDKYETEIEQVHLSESNDKRIIEVASIAQEYYKGCQTIFLSLDVYARTFAIFKNIKAETLHDDKSTVPTFNFVKNINLDSSLFNSLENKDITLIDEDYEMQNFSYSFESSDGNIEYAIVTNGKIDTLKENDFKALNIKPVNIKQKLFAKAILSNMYDLLVIDAKAGSGKTLMSIVCSMRLIDLGIYDKIVYVRNSIESLDKGAEVGFLAGNEEKFRIYNMALYDTLEFIAKKHLKKSENRENQESINSKIDELKSRYFIETLWPGEARGRTLSGAIVIMDEWQNSSEKTTQLILSRLDESCMAIVIGSNRQIDNLYLNKYNNGLTTLLKQTNEAHSEIKMFAIELEKAVRGKFAQFTERIFENRKD; encoded by the coding sequence ATGAAAGAAAAAGTATATGTACTAGATACAAATATCATTTTACAAAACCTTCAAAATCTCTACAAAATATCAGACAATAAAACCAACCATATTGTTATCCCTGAAACTGTACTTCTTGAATTAGAGGATAAAAAAAAGTTAAGTAATGAGCTAGGGTACTATTCAAGAGAGTTTGCAAGACTATTAGCTAAAATGAAAATCAAAGAAGTTGATTATAAATCAGACTTTAAAGTTGTAAAACTTTATAATGATGAGTTAAATCTTGATATTATCTCAAAAGATAAATATGAAACTGAGATTGAACAAGTTCATCTTTCTGAATCAAATGATAAAAGAATAATTGAAGTAGCTTCAATAGCTCAAGAGTATTATAAAGGCTGTCAAACTATCTTTTTATCTTTAGATGTTTATGCAAGAACATTTGCTATTTTTAAAAATATAAAAGCTGAAACCTTACACGATGATAAATCAACAGTTCCAACATTTAATTTTGTAAAAAATATAAATTTAGATTCTTCACTTTTTAATAGTTTAGAAAATAAAGACATTACTTTGATTGATGAAGATTATGAAATGCAAAATTTTTCTTATTCATTTGAAAGTAGTGATGGAAATATTGAATATGCAATAGTAACAAATGGCAAAATAGATACTTTAAAAGAAAATGATTTTAAAGCATTAAATATAAAACCAGTAAACATAAAACAAAAACTATTTGCAAAAGCGATTTTATCAAATATGTACGATTTACTTGTAATTGATGCAAAAGCTGGAAGTGGAAAAACTTTAATGTCTATTGTTTGTTCTATGAGATTAATTGATTTAGGAATTTATGACAAAATAGTTTATGTAAGAAACTCAATAGAATCACTTGATAAAGGTGCAGAAGTTGGTTTTTTAGCAGGAAATGAAGAGAAATTTAGAATTTATAATATGGCTTTATATGATACTTTAGAGTTTATTGCAAAAAAACATCTAAAAAAGAGTGAAAACAGAGAAAATCAAGAGTCAATAAACTCAAAAATAGATGAACTAAAATCAAGATATTTTATAGAAACACTTTGGCCAGGAGAAGCAAGAGGACGAACTTTAAGTGGTGCGATTGTTATTATGGATGAGTGGCAAAATAGTAGTGAAAAAACTACACAACTAATCTTATCAAGACTTGATGAAAGTTGTATGGCAATAGTTATTGGTTCAAACAGGCAAATAGATAATTTATACCTAAATAAATATAATAATGGACTAACAACTTTATTAAAACAAACAAATGAAGCACATAGTGAAATTAAAATGTTTGCAATAGAACTTGAAAAAGCAGTTCGAGGAAAATTTGCTCAGTTTACTGAAAGAATATTCGAGAATAGAAAGGATTAA